From Streptomyces zhihengii, the proteins below share one genomic window:
- a CDS encoding DNA polymerase Y family protein — protein MILHVRFLLPPMYEAALPALLAVAEDISPVVQALPPDAALVDVRGAERYFGRDTVGLAALLRVRLLAHCGVDCVIGAGPGPMIARMAAREAVPGTTRVVTAQETAGFLADKPVAALDGVGTATARTLCSYGLDSAGRVAAAPLAVVQRLLGVRAGREVWERARGVDRTAVVPDALSRSMAAERSFDVDELDGDRHRRALLSLAGELGARMRGERQVCRSLALTVRYADRSVTTRTRTLREPTAHSAALTATAYAMHESLGLQRARVRGLSLRAEGLVPAEGAARQLSFDPADERARRLEAAADRARARFGPGAVIPGALAA, from the coding sequence ATGATCCTTCACGTACGGTTCCTGCTGCCGCCGATGTACGAGGCGGCGCTGCCCGCCCTGCTCGCGGTGGCCGAGGACATCAGCCCCGTCGTGCAGGCACTCCCGCCGGACGCCGCGCTCGTCGACGTCCGGGGCGCCGAACGGTACTTCGGGCGGGACACGGTCGGACTCGCCGCCCTGCTGCGGGTGCGGCTGCTCGCCCACTGCGGCGTGGACTGCGTGATCGGCGCCGGGCCCGGCCCGATGATCGCCCGGATGGCGGCGCGCGAGGCGGTGCCCGGCACGACCCGGGTGGTGACGGCGCAGGAGACGGCCGGCTTCCTGGCGGACAAGCCGGTCGCCGCGCTCGACGGCGTGGGCACGGCGACCGCCCGCACGCTCTGCTCCTACGGCCTCGACTCCGCGGGCCGGGTCGCGGCGGCCCCGCTCGCCGTGGTCCAGCGGCTGCTGGGCGTGCGCGCCGGCCGCGAGGTGTGGGAGCGGGCACGCGGGGTCGACCGCACGGCGGTCGTGCCCGACGCGCTCTCGCGGTCGATGGCGGCGGAACGCTCCTTCGACGTCGACGAGCTGGACGGGGACCGGCACCGCAGGGCGCTGCTCTCCCTCGCCGGGGAGCTGGGCGCGCGGATGCGCGGGGAGCGGCAGGTGTGCCGCTCCCTCGCCCTCACCGTGCGCTACGCGGACCGGTCCGTGACCACCCGCACGCGCACGCTGCGCGAGCCGACCGCCCACTCGGCGGCCCTCACCGCGACGGCGTACGCGATGCACGAGTCGCTCGGGCTGCAACGGGCGCGGGTGCGGGGGCTGTCGCTGCGGGCGGAGGGGCTGGTGCCGGCGGAGGGGGCCGCCCGGCAGCTCTCGTTCGACCCGGCCGACGAGCGGGCGCGCCGCCTGGAGGCGGCCGCGGACCGTGCCCGCGCCCGCTTCGGCCCGGGAGCGGTGATCCCGGGCGCGCTGGCGGCGTAG
- a CDS encoding DNA polymerase III subunit alpha, translated as MPGFTHLHTVSGFSVRYGASHPERLAERAAERGMDALALTDRDTLAGAVRFAEACAGHGVRPLFGADLAVGERERRDGPAERRRTPVRGGAFVDESAHRAVFLARDRGGWADLCRMITAAHADASGRPLLPWSDNHGDGLTVLLGPSSDVGAALTRGRPDRAAALLAPWRERYGDRLCLEVVHHGRTGTGPGSLRQAARTLGLAAEQGVRAVLTNAVRYADPGLGPVADVLDAARRLVPVDPRRGLDSGERWLKDPAAMALTAERVAEAAGFRRDTALRLLAMTAQAAEAAVVDPEDDLGIGSVHFPEPRLVGAERRTAQRVLASRAAAGMVLRGYDGRRDYWERMHHELDIIAHHGFASYFLTVAQVVRDVKDMGVRVAARGSGAGSLVNHLLGIAHADPVEHGLLMERFLSKRRRVLPDIDIDVESARRLDVYRAIIGRFGGERVATVAMPETYRVRHAVRDVGAALSMDPAEIDEIAKSFPHIRARDARAALDELPELRGVAEDLKKRGRLWDLVEALDALPRGVAMHPCGVLLSDASLPTRTPVVPTSGEGFPMSQFDKDDVEKLGLLKLDVLGVRMQSAMAHAVAEVRRATGEELDLDDPGQVPPGDPETYRLIKSAETLGCFQIESPGQRDLIGRLQPETFHDLVVDISLFRPGPVAADMVRPFIEARHGRAPARYPHPDLREALEGTYGVVVFHEQIIEIVDVMTGCGRAEADRVRRGLSDPASQSRIKVWFAGRAGERGYAPDVVERTWKIVEAFGSYGFCKAHAVAFAVPTYQSAWLKAHHPAAFYAGLLTHDPGMYPKRLLLADARRRGVPVLPLDVNRSAAAHRIELVSDEGRDRSRDQAPGRGRDRGQERDQVPGRDREQGRDQAPGREQGRWGLRLALSDVHGISEDEAARIEEGRPYSSLLDFWQRARPSRPVAERLAQVGALDAFGANRRDLMLHLAELHRGGRSTASRGGQLPLDQGRRTAPVGLPDLGDAERLSAELGVLGMDASRHLMGDHHAFLAELGALSAQRLRDARHGQTVLVAGAKAATQTPPIRSGRRVIFTTLDDGTGLVDLAFFDDSHAACAHTVFHSWLLLVRGVVQRRGPRSLSVVGAAAWNLAELAELRRTGGLDAVAARLAAPVPPAGSGDGEPGGGESGGGGASGDDGRRIEMPTGYRMNPWADLQPAGDKAATGRKLWHRSPGSAG; from the coding sequence GTGCCAGGGTTCACGCATCTGCACACCGTTTCCGGGTTCTCCGTGCGCTACGGAGCCTCCCACCCGGAGCGGCTTGCCGAGCGCGCGGCGGAGCGGGGCATGGACGCCCTCGCGCTGACGGACCGCGACACCCTCGCGGGAGCGGTCCGCTTCGCCGAGGCGTGCGCCGGCCACGGGGTGCGCCCCCTGTTCGGGGCCGACCTCGCGGTCGGGGAGCGCGAACGCCGGGACGGGCCCGCCGAGCGTCGGCGCACACCGGTGCGCGGCGGCGCGTTCGTCGACGAGTCCGCGCACCGGGCCGTCTTCCTCGCCCGCGACCGGGGCGGCTGGGCCGACCTGTGCCGCATGATCACCGCGGCCCACGCCGACGCCTCGGGCCGTCCGCTGCTGCCCTGGTCCGACAACCACGGCGACGGCCTCACCGTGCTCCTCGGCCCCTCGTCGGACGTGGGCGCGGCCCTGACCCGGGGCAGGCCCGACCGCGCCGCCGCGCTGCTCGCCCCCTGGCGGGAGCGGTACGGCGACCGGCTGTGCCTGGAGGTCGTGCACCACGGCCGCACCGGCACCGGCCCCGGGTCGCTGCGCCAGGCCGCCCGTACCCTCGGGCTCGCCGCGGAGCAGGGCGTGCGCGCGGTCCTCACCAACGCCGTCCGCTACGCCGACCCCGGGCTGGGCCCGGTCGCCGACGTGCTCGACGCGGCCCGCCGCCTGGTGCCCGTGGACCCGCGCCGAGGACTCGACAGCGGGGAGCGCTGGCTCAAGGACCCGGCGGCCATGGCGCTCACCGCCGAGCGGGTCGCCGAGGCCGCGGGCTTCCGGCGCGACACCGCGCTGCGGCTGCTCGCCATGACCGCCCAGGCGGCCGAGGCCGCCGTCGTCGACCCCGAGGACGACCTGGGGATCGGCAGCGTCCACTTCCCCGAGCCCCGGCTCGTCGGCGCGGAGCGGCGCACGGCGCAGCGGGTGCTGGCCTCCCGCGCCGCCGCCGGCATGGTGCTGCGCGGCTACGACGGGCGCCGCGACTACTGGGAGCGGATGCACCACGAGCTGGACATCATCGCCCACCACGGATTCGCCTCCTACTTCCTGACCGTGGCCCAGGTGGTGCGGGACGTGAAGGACATGGGCGTACGGGTGGCCGCGCGCGGCTCGGGCGCCGGGTCCCTCGTCAACCATCTCCTCGGCATCGCGCACGCCGACCCCGTCGAGCACGGCCTCCTGATGGAACGCTTCCTGTCCAAGCGGCGCCGGGTGCTGCCGGACATCGACATCGACGTGGAGTCGGCCCGCCGGCTCGACGTCTACCGCGCGATCATCGGCCGCTTCGGCGGGGAGCGGGTCGCGACCGTGGCCATGCCCGAGACCTACCGGGTCCGGCACGCGGTGCGGGACGTGGGCGCGGCCCTGTCCATGGACCCGGCGGAGATCGACGAGATCGCCAAGTCCTTCCCGCACATCCGGGCGCGCGACGCCCGTGCCGCCCTCGACGAACTGCCCGAACTGCGAGGGGTCGCCGAGGACCTGAAGAAGCGCGGACGGCTGTGGGACCTGGTCGAGGCGCTGGACGCGCTGCCCCGCGGGGTCGCCATGCACCCCTGCGGCGTGCTGCTCTCCGACGCCTCCCTGCCGACGCGCACCCCGGTGGTGCCCACCAGCGGGGAGGGCTTCCCCATGTCGCAGTTCGACAAGGACGACGTGGAGAAGCTCGGGCTGCTCAAGCTCGACGTGCTCGGGGTGCGGATGCAGTCGGCGATGGCGCACGCGGTCGCCGAGGTGCGCCGGGCCACGGGGGAGGAGCTGGACCTCGACGACCCCGGCCAGGTGCCGCCCGGCGACCCGGAGACCTACCGCCTCATCAAGTCGGCGGAGACGCTGGGGTGTTTCCAGATCGAGTCCCCGGGCCAGCGCGACCTGATCGGCCGGCTCCAGCCGGAGACCTTCCACGACCTGGTCGTCGACATCTCGCTGTTCCGGCCCGGCCCGGTCGCCGCCGACATGGTGCGGCCGTTCATCGAGGCACGCCACGGCCGGGCGCCCGCTCGCTACCCGCACCCCGACCTGAGGGAGGCGCTGGAGGGCACCTACGGCGTGGTCGTCTTCCACGAGCAGATCATCGAGATCGTGGACGTCATGACCGGCTGCGGCCGGGCGGAGGCCGACCGGGTGCGGCGCGGGCTCTCCGACCCCGCGTCGCAGAGCAGGATCAAGGTCTGGTTCGCCGGGCGGGCCGGGGAGCGGGGCTACGCGCCCGACGTGGTCGAACGCACCTGGAAGATCGTCGAGGCCTTCGGCTCGTACGGCTTCTGCAAGGCGCACGCGGTCGCCTTCGCCGTGCCCACCTACCAGTCGGCGTGGCTCAAGGCCCATCACCCGGCCGCCTTCTACGCGGGGCTGCTCACCCACGACCCGGGGATGTACCCGAAGCGCCTGCTGCTGGCGGACGCCCGGCGGCGCGGGGTGCCCGTGCTGCCGCTGGACGTCAACCGGTCCGCGGCCGCCCATCGAATCGAACTGGTGTCTGACGAGGGTCGGGACCGGAGCCGGGACCAGGCCCCGGGGCGGGGCCGGGATCGCGGTCAGGAGCGGGACCAGGTGCCGGGCCGGGATCGGGAGCAGGGGCGGGATCAGGCCCCGGGCCGGGAGCAGGGGCGCTGGGGGCTGCGGCTCGCGCTGTCCGACGTCCACGGCATCAGCGAGGACGAGGCAGCCCGCATCGAGGAGGGGCGGCCGTACTCCTCGCTGCTCGACTTCTGGCAGCGCGCCCGCCCCTCGCGGCCCGTCGCCGAACGGCTCGCCCAGGTCGGCGCGCTCGACGCCTTCGGCGCCAACCGGCGCGACCTGATGCTGCACCTCGCCGAACTCCACCGCGGCGGGCGCTCCACCGCCTCGCGCGGCGGCCAGCTCCCGCTCGACCAGGGCCGGCGGACCGCCCCCGTCGGGCTGCCCGACCTGGGGGACGCCGAGCGGCTCAGCGCCGAACTGGGCGTCCTCGGCATGGACGCGTCCCGCCATCTGATGGGGGACCACCACGCCTTCCTGGCCGAGCTCGGCGCACTCTCCGCGCAGCGGCTGCGCGACGCGCGGCACGGGCAGACCGTGCTGGTCGCCGGCGCCAAGGCGGCCACCCAGACGCCGCCGATCCGGTCCGGCAGGCGCGTCATCTTCACCACGCTCGACGACGGCACCGGCCTGGTCGACCTGGCCTTCTTCGACGACAGCCACGCCGCCTGCGCCCACACCGTCTTCCACTCCTGGCTGCTGCTGGTGCGCGGCGTCGTGCAGCGCCGGGGCCCGCGCAGCCTCAGCGTGGTGGGCGCCGCCGCCTGGAACCTGGCCGAACTGGCCGAACTGCGGCGCACCGGCGGCCTGGACGCGGTCGCCGCCCGCCTCGCCGCACCCGTGCCCCCGGCCGGTTCCGGCGACGGGGAGCCCGGTGGCGGGGAGTCCGGCGGGGGCGGGGCGTCCGGGGACGACGGGCGCCGCATCGAGATGCCCACCGGCTACCGGATGAACCCCTGGGCGGACCTCCAGCCGGCCGGCGACAAGGCCGCCACCGGACGGAAACTGTGGCACCGGAGCCCCGGGAGCGCGGGATGA
- a CDS encoding Bug family tripartite tricarboxylate transporter substrate binding protein encodes MRLRTPFAVLGAALLVLVAPPLLTTGSGDGTGTRIPGLRIMVPNTPGGGYDITARTAARNAEDAGLSHGIEVFNLPGAGGTVGLARLAGERGNGKLAMSMGLGVVGAVHTNKAPTTLADTTPIARLTEEQDIVVVGKDSPYRTIDELIAAWKAAPGKLPVGGGSSPGGPDHLAPMLMAQAAGIAPRSVNYVPFDGGGELLASILGDKVAFGVSGVGEYLDQIRSGELRLLAVTGPERVPGLDAPTLREAGLDTEFTNWRGIVAPPGLSDGERDRLVALVTELHASKEWQESLRTNGWDDAFLTGDRFGDFLAEQDRNVDQVLKELGL; translated from the coding sequence GTGCGATTGCGCACCCCCTTCGCCGTGCTCGGGGCCGCTCTGCTGGTGCTCGTCGCGCCCCCGCTGCTCACCACGGGCAGCGGCGACGGCACCGGTACTCGGATCCCCGGACTGCGCATCATGGTCCCCAACACCCCCGGCGGCGGCTACGACATCACCGCCCGCACCGCCGCCAGGAACGCCGAGGACGCCGGACTCAGCCACGGCATCGAGGTGTTCAACCTCCCCGGCGCGGGCGGCACCGTCGGCCTCGCCCGTCTCGCCGGCGAACGGGGCAACGGCAAGCTCGCCATGTCCATGGGCCTCGGGGTGGTGGGCGCGGTGCACACCAACAAGGCGCCCACCACCCTCGCCGACACCACACCGATCGCCCGGCTCACCGAGGAGCAGGACATCGTCGTGGTCGGCAAGGACTCCCCGTACCGGACCATCGACGAGCTGATCGCCGCCTGGAAGGCGGCTCCGGGCAAGCTCCCCGTCGGCGGCGGCTCCTCGCCCGGCGGCCCCGACCACCTCGCGCCCATGCTGATGGCGCAGGCCGCCGGGATAGCCCCCCGCTCCGTGAACTACGTGCCCTTCGACGGCGGCGGCGAACTCCTCGCCTCCATCCTCGGCGACAAGGTCGCCTTCGGCGTCTCCGGCGTCGGCGAGTACCTCGACCAGATCAGGTCCGGCGAACTGCGGCTGCTCGCCGTCACCGGGCCCGAGCGGGTGCCCGGGCTGGACGCGCCCACGCTGCGCGAGGCGGGACTCGACACCGAGTTCACCAACTGGCGCGGCATCGTCGCCCCGCCGGGGCTCTCCGACGGCGAACGCGACCGGCTGGTCGCCCTCGTCACCGAACTGCACGCCTCGAAGGAGTGGCAGGAGTCGCTGCGCACGAACGGCTGGGACGACGCCTTCCTGACCGGCGACAGGTTCGGCGACTTCCTCGCCGAACAGGACCGCAACGTCGACCAGGTGCTGAAGGAGCTGGGCCTGTGA
- a CDS encoding VOC family protein, with amino-acid sequence MAGEISFFELGVGDPDRARAFYGGLFGWVFEAGTTEGGGYAIRTEGAPGGVHGGDPGARPYVFFRVDAMDAALARVRELGGRVDETELGGDEETVARFGRFLICEDDQGSAFGLHEPPPAPGPPAP; translated from the coding sequence ATGGCCGGGGAGATCTCCTTCTTCGAACTGGGTGTGGGCGACCCCGACCGGGCGCGCGCCTTCTACGGCGGCCTGTTCGGCTGGGTCTTCGAGGCCGGGACGACCGAGGGCGGCGGCTACGCGATCCGCACCGAGGGCGCCCCCGGCGGCGTGCACGGCGGCGATCCGGGAGCCCGCCCGTACGTCTTCTTCCGTGTCGACGCCATGGACGCCGCGCTCGCCCGGGTGCGCGAACTCGGCGGCCGGGTGGACGAGACGGAGCTCGGCGGCGACGAGGAGACGGTCGCCCGCTTCGGACGCTTCCTCATCTGCGAGGACGACCAGGGATCGGCCTTCGGCCTCCACGAGCCCCCGCCCGCCCCCGGGCCGCCTGCCCCCTGA
- a CDS encoding DUF3533 domain-containing protein produces the protein MAQRYDGPPGGTPGDGPDDGPGDSGTGSPAAPRQGPRTGFLTEVRSAVSTRAALLVLGVLALQIAFITSYIGAFHDPTPHRIPLAVTSVSGQVTDQSVYRLDRLPGEPLDPRAAADEATARRQIENREVDGALIIDPRVTTDRLLVAGGAGSSLAQALTAVVAEAESAEGRRVRVVDVIPEAPGDARGLSSFYLVVGWCVGGYLCAAVLAISAGARPANGSRALIRLGTLLLYSIAAGLLGAVVAGPVLDALPGSVWALWGLGTLLVFAVGALTLALQGLAGIVGIGLAILVVVVAGNPSAGGAYPYPLLPPFWREIGPALPPGAGTWAARSIAYFRGNAAAGPMWVLSAWAVGGAAVTLALAVLRGRGGSGART, from the coding sequence ATGGCTCAGAGATACGACGGACCCCCCGGCGGCACCCCCGGAGACGGGCCGGACGACGGCCCCGGCGACTCCGGGACCGGCTCCCCCGCCGCCCCGCGCCAAGGCCCTCGCACCGGCTTCCTCACCGAGGTCCGGAGCGCCGTGAGCACCCGGGCGGCCCTCCTCGTCCTCGGGGTGCTGGCGCTCCAGATCGCCTTCATCACGTCGTACATCGGCGCCTTCCACGACCCGACGCCGCACCGGATCCCGCTGGCGGTGACCTCCGTCTCGGGCCAGGTGACCGATCAGTCCGTGTACCGGCTGGACCGGCTGCCCGGCGAGCCGCTCGACCCCAGGGCGGCAGCCGACGAGGCGACCGCGCGGCGGCAGATCGAGAACCGCGAGGTGGACGGGGCGCTGATCATCGACCCCCGAGTCACCACCGACCGGCTGCTCGTCGCCGGCGGGGCGGGCTCCTCGCTCGCCCAGGCGCTCACCGCGGTCGTCGCGGAGGCGGAGTCGGCCGAGGGGCGGCGGGTGCGGGTGGTGGACGTGATCCCCGAGGCGCCGGGCGACGCCCGCGGACTCTCCTCGTTCTACCTGGTCGTCGGCTGGTGCGTGGGCGGCTATCTGTGCGCGGCGGTCCTCGCGATCAGCGCGGGCGCGCGGCCGGCGAACGGCTCCCGCGCGCTGATCCGACTGGGCACCCTGCTGCTGTACTCGATCGCCGCCGGCCTGCTCGGCGCGGTGGTCGCCGGCCCGGTCCTGGACGCGCTGCCGGGCAGCGTCTGGGCCCTGTGGGGCCTGGGCACCCTGCTGGTCTTCGCCGTCGGCGCGCTGACCCTGGCCCTCCAGGGACTGGCCGGAATCGTGGGCATCGGCCTGGCGATCCTGGTGGTCGTGGTGGCGGGCAACCCGAGCGCGGGGGGCGCCTACCCCTATCCGCTGCTCCCGCCGTTCTGGCGCGAGATCGGCCCGGCGCTCCCGCCGGGGGCGGGCACCTGGGCGGCCCGCTCGATCGCGTACTTCCGCGGCAACGCGGCGGCGGGCCCGATGTGGGTGCTGTCCGCGTGGGCGGTCGGCGGCGCGGCGGTGACCCTGGCGCTGGCGGTGCTGCGGGGCCGCGGCGGCTCCGGCGCCCGGACCTGA
- a CDS encoding lytic polysaccharide monooxygenase auxiliary activity family 9 protein yields the protein MTARRRAATVAALGLAPLALVSLATVPASAHGSMTDPVSRISACFAEGPESPVSAACKALVAAGGTQPLYDWNEVNIANAAGNHRQLIADGKLCSAGRDKYKGLDLPRADWPSSAMTAGNRTFTYKATAPHKGTFELYVTKEGYDPSKPLAWSDLEEKPFAKVTDPKLENGSYTFTGIVPNRTGRHLIYSIWQRSDSPEAFYTCSDVVFGKDSGGGAAPTASAPSDEEIADGADKSTVDHGGHGGDGHEGHGSAPAETPAQAAAPEAAGGANAPEAAEAASPSPAAAPGTAGNDVNLAETGGDGSTAYLAAGGAAALAIGAAALFGLGRRRTAAAGGRHGR from the coding sequence ATGACCGCTCGCCGCAGGGCCGCCACGGTCGCCGCACTCGGTCTCGCGCCGCTCGCGCTGGTCTCGCTGGCCACGGTCCCGGCGTCCGCGCACGGCTCGATGACGGACCCGGTCAGCCGGATCTCCGCCTGTTTCGCCGAGGGGCCGGAGAGCCCGGTCTCGGCGGCGTGCAAGGCGCTCGTCGCGGCGGGCGGCACCCAGCCGCTGTACGACTGGAACGAGGTCAACATCGCCAACGCCGCGGGGAACCACCGGCAGTTGATCGCGGACGGCAAGCTGTGCAGCGCCGGCCGCGACAAGTACAAGGGGCTCGACCTGCCCCGCGCCGACTGGCCCTCGTCCGCGATGACCGCGGGGAACCGCACCTTCACCTACAAGGCGACGGCCCCGCACAAGGGCACCTTCGAGCTGTACGTGACCAAGGAGGGCTACGACCCGTCGAAGCCGCTGGCCTGGTCCGACCTGGAGGAGAAGCCGTTCGCGAAGGTCACCGACCCGAAGCTGGAGAACGGCTCGTACACCTTCACCGGCATCGTGCCGAACCGGACGGGCCGGCACCTGATCTACTCGATCTGGCAGCGCTCGGACTCCCCCGAGGCCTTCTACACCTGCTCCGACGTGGTGTTCGGCAAGGACAGCGGCGGCGGCGCCGCGCCCACCGCCTCGGCCCCCTCGGACGAGGAGATCGCCGACGGCGCCGACAAGTCGACCGTGGACCACGGCGGTCACGGCGGCGACGGCCACGAGGGCCACGGGAGCGCCCCGGCCGAGACCCCGGCGCAGGCGGCGGCCCCGGAGGCGGCCGGCGGGGCGAACGCGCCCGAGGCGGCCGAGGCCGCTTCCCCGTCCCCGGCGGCGGCTCCCGGGACCGCCGGCAACGACGTGAACCTCGCCGAGACGGGTGGTGACGGCAGCACGGCGTACCTGGCGGCCGGCGGCGCCGCCGCGCTCGCGATCGGCGCCGCGGCGCTGTTCGGTCTCGGCCGGCGCCGGACGGCGGCGGCCGGCGGGCGTCACGGCCGCTGA
- a CDS encoding S1 family peptidase, whose translation MKHRRITRRKTAVAGGAVVALLAAGFTFQSANASDNPEQFTVKALTAPAAGTLALSLKSDLGADEAGSYYDTEAKALVVNVLSQDAATTVREAGGKARIVQHTLAELTGARQTLSDKATIPGTSWATDPVTNKVVVTADRTVAGAELAKLKKVVDGLGAKAELKRTAGEFTTFASGGDAIHSGGGRCSLGFNVVKDGEPHFITAGHCGETGSEWSDSAGGAAIGSMVDSQFPGNDFALVKYSGDTAHPSEVNLYNGSAQAITSAGDATVGMQVQRSGSTTQVHDGEVTGLDATVNYGNGDVVEGLIQTSVCAEPGDSGGSLFAGEVAIGLTSGGSGDCSSGGETFFQPVSEALSVFGAEIG comes from the coding sequence TTGAAGCACCGTCGCATAACCCGGAGGAAGACCGCCGTCGCCGGCGGCGCCGTCGTCGCGCTGCTCGCCGCGGGTTTCACCTTCCAGAGTGCGAACGCCAGTGACAACCCCGAGCAGTTCACGGTCAAGGCGCTCACCGCGCCCGCGGCCGGGACGCTCGCCCTCTCCCTCAAGTCCGACCTCGGCGCCGACGAGGCCGGTTCCTACTACGACACCGAGGCGAAGGCCCTCGTCGTCAACGTCCTCTCCCAGGACGCCGCGACGACCGTGCGCGAGGCGGGCGGCAAGGCCCGGATCGTCCAGCACACGCTGGCCGAACTGACCGGCGCGCGCCAGACGCTCTCCGACAAGGCCACCATCCCCGGCACCTCCTGGGCGACCGACCCGGTCACCAACAAGGTCGTCGTGACGGCCGACCGCACGGTCGCGGGCGCGGAGCTCGCCAAGCTGAAGAAGGTCGTCGACGGCCTCGGCGCCAAGGCCGAGCTGAAGCGCACCGCGGGCGAGTTCACGACCTTCGCCTCGGGCGGCGACGCCATCCACTCCGGCGGCGGCCGCTGCTCCCTCGGCTTCAACGTCGTCAAGGACGGCGAGCCCCACTTCATCACCGCCGGGCACTGCGGCGAGACCGGCAGCGAGTGGTCGGACTCGGCGGGCGGCGCGGCCATCGGCTCGATGGTCGACTCCCAGTTCCCGGGCAACGACTTCGCGCTGGTGAAGTACAGCGGTGACACCGCGCACCCGAGCGAGGTCAACCTCTACAACGGCAGCGCGCAGGCCATCACGTCCGCGGGCGACGCGACGGTCGGCATGCAGGTGCAGCGCAGCGGATCCACCACCCAGGTCCACGACGGCGAGGTCACCGGACTCGACGCGACCGTGAACTACGGCAACGGCGACGTCGTCGAGGGGCTCATCCAGACCTCGGTCTGCGCCGAGCCGGGCGACAGCGGCGGCTCGCTCTTCGCGGGCGAGGTCGCGATCGGTCTCACCTCGGGCGGCAGCGGCGACTGCTCCTCGGGCGGGGAGACGTTCTTCCAGCCGGTGTCGGAGGCGCTCTCGGTGTTCGGCGCGGAGATCGGCTGA
- a CDS encoding esterase/lipase family protein, with amino-acid sequence MLPWKRAVRPLSAVLLAFALALTPAVTATAAPTAAAPASGWNDYRCKPSQAHPRPVVLVHGTFGNSVDNWLVLAPYLVKRGYCVFSLDYGQLPGVPFFHGLGPVEESAAQLDAFVARVRGATGAAEVDIVGHSQGGMMPRHYLKFLGGAAEVNALVGIAPSNHGTTLGGLTRLLPYFPGVAGLIDEHTPALADQVAGSAFLTRLNQGGDTVPGVRYTVIATRWDEVVTPWRTQYLSGPDVRNVLLQDLCPLDLSEHVAIGTVDVIAAHEVANALDPANARRTTCGSVLG; translated from the coding sequence ATGCTGCCCTGGAAACGTGCCGTCAGACCGCTGTCAGCGGTGCTGCTGGCGTTCGCCCTCGCCCTCACCCCCGCCGTCACCGCGACCGCCGCACCGACGGCCGCCGCGCCCGCCAGTGGCTGGAACGACTACCGCTGCAAGCCCTCCCAGGCCCACCCCCGGCCCGTCGTCCTCGTCCACGGGACCTTCGGGAACTCCGTCGACAACTGGCTCGTCCTCGCCCCCTACCTGGTGAAGCGCGGCTACTGCGTATTCTCCCTCGACTACGGGCAGCTCCCCGGGGTGCCCTTCTTCCACGGCCTCGGCCCGGTCGAGGAGTCGGCCGCGCAGCTCGATGCCTTCGTCGCCCGGGTCCGCGGGGCCACGGGGGCCGCCGAGGTCGACATCGTCGGCCATTCCCAGGGCGGGATGATGCCCCGTCACTACCTGAAGTTCCTCGGCGGGGCCGCCGAGGTGAACGCCCTCGTCGGCATCGCGCCCAGCAACCACGGCACCACCCTCGGCGGGCTGACCCGGCTGCTGCCGTACTTCCCCGGCGTCGCCGGCCTGATCGACGAGCACACCCCCGCCCTCGCCGACCAGGTCGCGGGATCCGCCTTCCTCACCCGGCTCAACCAGGGCGGCGACACCGTCCCCGGCGTGCGCTACACGGTCATCGCCACCCGCTGGGACGAGGTCGTCACGCCCTGGCGCACGCAGTACCTCAGCGGGCCGGACGTCCGGAACGTGCTGCTCCAGGACCTGTGTCCGCTCGACCTCTCCGAGCACGTGGCCATCGGCACCGTCGACGTGATCGCCGCCCACGAGGTGGCCAACGCGCTCGACCCCGCCAACGCCCGCCGGACGACCTGCGGGTCCGTCCTCGGCTGA
- a CDS encoding response regulator produces MTKVLVVDDDFMVAKLHSRYVSQAEGFTVSGVAHSGGEALRAAERLRPDLVLLDVYLPDMDGIAVLRELRAAEAADPGRGCADALFITAARDAAVVRSALRAGALHYLIKPFTQAALHEQLRHVASLRSRLEHLDEARQEDVDQLFGARPPGSRELPKGLAAHTAELVERILREHPGDLSATECAEALSLSRVSARRYLEYFADTGRAAVTLRYGGTGRPERRYRRVG; encoded by the coding sequence GTGACGAAGGTGCTGGTGGTCGACGACGACTTCATGGTCGCCAAGCTGCACAGCCGCTATGTGTCCCAGGCGGAGGGCTTCACGGTCTCCGGGGTGGCGCACAGCGGCGGCGAGGCGCTGCGCGCCGCGGAGCGGCTGCGGCCCGATCTGGTGCTGCTCGACGTCTACCTGCCCGACATGGACGGGATCGCGGTGCTGCGGGAGCTGCGTGCCGCGGAGGCCGCCGACCCGGGGCGGGGGTGCGCGGACGCCCTGTTCATCACCGCCGCGCGGGACGCCGCCGTGGTGCGGTCGGCGCTGCGGGCGGGGGCGCTGCACTATCTGATCAAGCCCTTCACCCAGGCCGCGCTGCACGAGCAGCTCCGTCATGTGGCGTCGCTGCGGTCCCGGCTGGAGCACCTGGACGAAGCGCGCCAGGAGGACGTGGACCAGCTCTTCGGGGCCCGTCCGCCGGGTTCCCGGGAGCTGCCGAAGGGGCTGGCCGCGCACACGGCGGAGCTGGTGGAGCGGATCCTGCGGGAGCATCCGGGCGACCTGTCGGCCACGGAGTGCGCCGAGGCCCTGTCGCTGTCCCGGGTCAGCGCCCGGCGCTATCTGGAGTACTTCGCGGACACCGGCCGGGCCGCGGTGACGCTGCGGTACGGGGGGACGGGCCGCCCCGAGCGCCGCTACCGCCGGGTCGGCTGA